From the genome of Verrucomicrobiia bacterium, one region includes:
- a CDS encoding DUF1343 domain-containing protein — MNSVRFGIDQLLTAPPWSPGRRYGLVTNAAARWSQAPPRSSREALQSAGFNLVRLFSPEHGLDANAADGAAIADGHDPLTGLPVVSLYGDQLRPPRASLADLEAVLLDLPDIGTRFYTYIWTLSHVLEACADAGVPLVVLDRPNPLGGDLATAEGPMLDAERHASFLGRAALPICHALTMGELARLWNSEWNRRAQLEVIPCAGWHRSMRWPATGLPFVPTSPAMPSYESARLYPGLGLFEATNLSVGRGTAQPFQVLGAPWLRAPTLVAHFKAHAMPGLTLEAFDFTPTQNPFANARCAGVRLRVTQDAHVRPVAAGLRLLSAIINSHRAEFQWVTYPTTANPSGAGHFEKLIGRAGIREMLPTGPDHLEEQIRAWTDVTGWAERVQPHLLYT, encoded by the coding sequence ATGAATTCCGTCCGCTTCGGTATAGATCAACTGCTGACCGCGCCGCCGTGGTCGCCGGGCCGCCGTTATGGACTCGTCACCAACGCGGCGGCGCGCTGGTCACAAGCTCCGCCCCGTTCCAGCCGAGAGGCGCTGCAATCGGCGGGTTTCAATCTGGTCCGGCTGTTTTCTCCCGAGCACGGCCTGGACGCCAACGCCGCCGATGGAGCCGCAATTGCCGATGGCCATGATCCGTTGACCGGTTTGCCAGTGGTCAGTTTGTATGGAGACCAACTGCGGCCGCCCCGGGCCAGTCTGGCTGACCTCGAGGCGGTGCTGTTGGATCTGCCCGATATCGGAACGCGATTCTACACCTACATCTGGACCCTGTCGCATGTGCTGGAAGCGTGCGCCGATGCTGGCGTTCCGCTGGTTGTGTTGGATCGGCCCAATCCACTCGGTGGCGATCTAGCCACGGCCGAGGGCCCGATGCTGGATGCGGAACGGCACGCCAGTTTTCTGGGCCGCGCGGCTCTCCCCATTTGCCATGCGTTGACAATGGGCGAGCTGGCACGACTTTGGAATTCCGAATGGAACCGACGCGCGCAACTCGAAGTCATTCCGTGCGCCGGCTGGCACCGTTCCATGCGCTGGCCGGCGACCGGACTTCCATTCGTACCCACTTCGCCCGCCATGCCGAGTTATGAATCCGCGCGACTTTATCCCGGGCTGGGTTTGTTCGAAGCCACCAACCTGAGCGTCGGTCGCGGCACGGCTCAACCGTTTCAAGTGCTCGGCGCGCCGTGGTTGCGCGCGCCAACTCTCGTGGCGCATTTCAAAGCCCACGCCATGCCGGGACTGACTCTTGAGGCGTTTGATTTCACGCCCACGCAGAATCCCTTCGCGAACGCGCGCTGCGCCGGGGTGCGTTTGCGAGTGACGCAAGATGCTCACGTTCGACCCGTGGCCGCCGGACTGCGGTTGTTATCGGCCATCATCAACTCGCATCGCGCCGAGTTTCAATGGGTCACCTATCCCACGACGGCGAACCCGAGCGGCGCCGGTCATTTTGAGAAATTGATCGGGCGCGCGGGAATCCGCGAAATGTTGCCGACCGGTCCCGACCATCTTGAAGAACAAATCCGCGCCTGGACCGACGTGACCGGTTGGGCGGAACGAGTGCAACCGCATTTGCTCTACACCTGA
- a CDS encoding LL-diaminopimelate aminotransferase, with amino-acid sequence MALLNEHYLKLKAGYLFPEIGRRVKAFCEANPVAATRLIRCGIGDVTEPLPPAVITALHQAVDEMASRDTFKGYGPEQGYPWLRAAIAQNDYRERGLDVADDEIFVSDGSKCDCGSILDILGDKNKIAISDPVYPVYVDTNVMAGHTGAANAAGAYAKLVYLPCRSSNGFVPVPPKRHVDVIYLCSPNNPTGAVATREQLAAWVQYAREQRAIILFDAAYEAYITDPAIPRSIYEIPGARECAIEFRSFSKNGGFTGTRCAFTVVPKSLPAQTKAGETKPLHPLWARRMTTKFNGVSYIVQRAAAALYTPEGKAQVRELIEHYLGNAKVLRAGARKAGLKVYGGVNAPYLWVRTPGGMTSWQAFDKLLHEANVVITPGSGFGSKGEGYFRISAFNSRANAEEVARRLTELKW; translated from the coding sequence ATGGCTTTACTCAACGAACATTATCTGAAACTCAAGGCCGGTTATCTCTTCCCGGAGATCGGCCGCCGCGTCAAAGCTTTTTGCGAAGCCAATCCCGTCGCCGCGACGCGCCTGATCCGTTGCGGCATCGGCGACGTGACTGAACCGTTGCCGCCCGCTGTCATCACGGCGTTGCACCAGGCGGTGGATGAAATGGCGTCCCGCGACACGTTCAAGGGCTATGGTCCGGAACAGGGTTATCCCTGGTTGCGGGCGGCCATTGCGCAAAATGATTATCGCGAGCGCGGCCTGGACGTGGCGGACGACGAAATCTTTGTCAGCGACGGCTCGAAATGCGATTGCGGCAGCATCCTCGATATTCTCGGCGACAAGAATAAAATCGCCATCAGCGATCCGGTGTATCCGGTGTACGTGGACACCAACGTGATGGCGGGACACACCGGCGCGGCAAATGCCGCCGGGGCTTACGCCAAACTGGTTTACCTTCCCTGTCGTTCGAGCAACGGCTTCGTACCCGTGCCGCCCAAGCGACACGTGGACGTGATTTATTTATGTTCGCCCAACAATCCGACTGGCGCCGTCGCCACGCGCGAACAACTCGCGGCGTGGGTTCAATATGCCCGCGAACAGCGCGCCATCATTTTGTTTGATGCCGCGTACGAAGCCTACATCACCGACCCGGCAATCCCCCGTTCCATTTACGAAATTCCCGGCGCCCGAGAATGTGCGATTGAATTCCGCAGCTTCTCGAAAAATGGCGGTTTCACCGGCACGCGCTGCGCGTTCACGGTCGTGCCGAAATCGCTGCCGGCGCAGACCAAAGCGGGTGAAACGAAACCGCTGCACCCGCTCTGGGCGCGACGCATGACCACCAAGTTCAACGGCGTGAGCTACATCGTGCAACGCGCCGCCGCCGCGCTCTACACCCCGGAAGGCAAGGCGCAGGTGCGGGAGCTGATCGAGCATTATCTCGGCAACGCGAAAGTGCTCCGCGCCGGAGCGCGTAAAGCGGGGTTGAAAGTCTATGGCGGCGTCAACGCGCCCTATCTTTGGGTGCGCACCCCGGGCGGCATGACCAGTTGGCAGGCGTTTGATAAACTGCTGCACGAAGCCAACGTCGTCATCACGCCCGGCTCCGGTTTCGGCTCGAAAGGCGAGGGCTATTTCCGCATCAGCGCGTTCAACAGTCGCGCCAATGCCGAGGAAGTCGCGCGGCGCCTGACGGAACTAAAGTGGTGA
- a CDS encoding L-fucose/L-arabinose isomerase family protein: protein MKSTPLRLGLFGIGLDTYWPQFKGLKNRLQGYQRRIAARIRASGVELVDAGLVDHPAQARAAASLFRREEVDLIFLYVSTYALSSTVLPVVQSTRVPVVVLNLQPVPQLDYARFNALGDRGRMTGMWLEHCQSCAAPEIACVFNRANIPYHLVTGHLSDQEAWTEIQDWVAAAKVAAALRQNRVGVLGHYYCGMLDVYSDLTQQSAAFGNHFELLEICALHKLRLAVTARQIEAKLRQFRREFVVSPECEQRELVRAAKTSCALDALLKQHDLGALAYYYESEDGTAYRDLVTSVIAGNTLLTGHNVPVAGECEIKNVQAMKIMDLFGVGGSFSEFYLTDFKDDVVFLGHDGPAHFAIAEGRVGLVPLPVYHGKPGKGLSIQMTVKHGPVTLLSVVQGAAGKLSLLVAEGESVAGPVLQIGNTNSRYRFRIGAKRFMNEWSQAGPAHHCAIGVGHIANQIEKLGALLGLEVKRIG from the coding sequence ATGAAATCCACTCCGCTTCGTCTGGGTTTGTTTGGCATCGGCCTCGACACGTATTGGCCGCAGTTCAAAGGTTTGAAAAATCGCCTCCAGGGTTACCAACGGCGCATTGCCGCGCGGATTCGCGCCAGCGGCGTCGAGTTGGTTGATGCCGGGCTGGTGGATCATCCGGCTCAGGCCCGGGCCGCCGCCTCGTTGTTCCGCCGCGAGGAGGTGGACCTGATTTTCCTCTACGTTTCCACCTACGCGTTGTCGTCCACGGTGTTGCCGGTGGTGCAGAGCACGCGCGTCCCGGTGGTGGTGCTGAATCTGCAGCCCGTGCCGCAACTGGATTACGCGCGTTTCAACGCGCTGGGTGATCGCGGCCGGATGACCGGTATGTGGCTCGAGCATTGCCAGTCGTGCGCCGCGCCGGAAATCGCCTGCGTGTTCAATCGCGCCAACATCCCCTACCACCTCGTGACCGGCCATCTGAGCGATCAGGAAGCCTGGACGGAAATTCAGGATTGGGTGGCCGCCGCCAAAGTGGCCGCGGCGCTGCGCCAAAACCGCGTGGGCGTGTTGGGCCATTATTACTGCGGCATGTTGGATGTTTACAGTGATCTCACCCAGCAATCCGCCGCGTTCGGCAATCACTTCGAGTTGCTCGAAATCTGCGCGCTGCACAAATTGCGTCTCGCGGTGACCGCCCGGCAGATCGAGGCGAAGTTGCGGCAATTCCGCCGCGAGTTCGTGGTGTCGCCCGAGTGTGAACAACGCGAACTGGTGCGCGCCGCCAAAACTTCCTGCGCCCTGGACGCGCTGCTAAAACAGCACGATCTCGGCGCGCTGGCTTACTATTACGAAAGCGAGGACGGCACGGCGTACCGCGACCTCGTCACGTCGGTGATCGCGGGCAACACCTTGCTCACCGGGCACAACGTGCCGGTGGCGGGCGAGTGCGAAATCAAAAACGTGCAGGCCATGAAAATCATGGACCTGTTCGGTGTGGGCGGCTCCTTCTCGGAATTTTACCTGACGGATTTCAAGGACGACGTGGTGTTTCTGGGGCACGACGGACCGGCGCATTTTGCCATCGCCGAGGGCCGCGTCGGGCTGGTGCCGCTGCCGGTGTATCACGGCAAACCGGGCAAGGGGCTTTCAATCCAGATGACGGTGAAGCACGGGCCGGTGACGTTGCTTTCGGTGGTGCAGGGGGCGGCGGGGAAATTATCCCTGCTGGTGGCGGAAGGCGAGTCGGTGGCCGGACCGGTGTTGCAGATTGGCAACACGAATAGTCGCTACCGCTTCCGCATCGGCGCGAAGCGGTTCATGAACGAGTGGTCCCAGGCGGGGCCGGCGCATCACTGCGCCATCGGCGTTGGCCACATCGCGAACCAGATCGAGAAACTGGGAGCGCTGCTGGGATTGGAAGTAAAGCGGATCGGTTGA
- a CDS encoding glycoside hydrolase family 78 protein, with protein MNGTKRALGLVVGFALMTGVVCGALQPAQLECEHRLNPLGLETPHPRLSWTLQSDETSDRDGRQTAYQILVASSEKLLRPGQADLWDSGQVNSEQSVLVDYAGAPLAARQVAYWQVRVWDEAGHASAWSAPARWTMGLLQPTDWRPAQWIGAREAASPLRESSWIWTSEPSVEGRYPAGRRFFRKRLELAATTNLIQARILMTADNGFTLWVNGKEALRGDQWDLAYDAEIRSLLVAGENVLAVEAVNASSSDNEAGLIGQLELRLDDGRVISVPVDESWQSRISAPPGWQTSADDSGWSGVRKLGALGMKPWGEVRVLLAPPPVLRREFELTQPVRRATVFVSGLGHYELRLNGARIGDRVMDPGWTDYRDTCLYSTYDVTSQLRPGRNALGVMLGNGMYHVTGGRYVKFTGSFGSPQLILQLHLEHPDGSVTVIGTDDQWKTAPGPITFSCIYGGEDYDARLDLPGWDQPNFNDANWSAAQISDGPGGTLRAQLAPPIKIIQELSTAKITEPQPGVFVYDLGQNFSGWPKLKVTGATGTTVKMIPGELLDGAGLVSQRSSGGPVWFSYTLRGAGIETWSPRFSYYGFRYVQVEGAVPVRAAADHPDRAQVLELNGQWLHSSARVVGDFECSNPLLNQIHQLILAAIRCNLQSVLTDCPHREKLGWLEVSHLLGRGLMFNYALPNFYAKVSRDMDESQLANGLVPDIAPEYTVFSGGFRDSPEWGSAVAFNPAQVREFYGDASLLRNHFATLQRYTDYLSSQASQHIVAHGLGDWYDIGPKDPGPSQLTSLGLTATAVYYGNLQIVADTARQLGQTETAERYHRLATEVRDTFNARFFHPDSGRYDRGSQTAQAMPLVLGLVEPAHRDSVLAALVKSIREPGNRVTAGDVGFAYVVRALTDAGRSDVLYDLVTQTNGPGYADQLRKGATTLTEAWDADPRSSQNHCMLGHAEEWFYTGLAGIRPDPTAPGFKRFRLQPAIVGDLAWVKAHHDSPYGRIASAWRRTGNRLQLDVTIPPNTRATIFVPATDAHAVQESGQPANTARGLTFLRADNGRAIYDAGSGHYQFTSELPPP; from the coding sequence ATGAATGGAACAAAACGAGCATTGGGGCTGGTCGTCGGCTTCGCGCTGATGACCGGCGTGGTTTGTGGCGCGTTGCAACCGGCGCAACTGGAGTGTGAGCATCGTCTCAATCCGCTCGGTCTGGAAACGCCGCATCCGCGTCTCAGTTGGACTCTCCAAAGCGACGAAACGTCCGACCGCGATGGCCGCCAAACCGCCTACCAGATACTCGTGGCTTCCAGTGAAAAACTGCTGCGTCCGGGTCAGGCGGATTTGTGGGACAGCGGCCAGGTGAACTCGGAGCAAAGCGTGCTCGTGGATTACGCGGGCGCCCCGCTCGCCGCGCGGCAGGTGGCTTATTGGCAAGTGCGCGTCTGGGACGAGGCCGGTCACGCGTCCGCCTGGAGCGCGCCCGCCCGTTGGACAATGGGCTTGTTGCAACCCACCGATTGGCGACCGGCGCAATGGATTGGGGCGCGTGAAGCAGCGTCACCCCTGCGCGAGAGTTCGTGGATTTGGACCAGCGAACCCAGTGTCGAGGGGCGTTACCCTGCGGGCCGACGCTTTTTTCGCAAACGCCTGGAACTGGCCGCGACGACAAACCTGATTCAGGCGCGCATCCTGATGACGGCAGACAATGGCTTCACGCTGTGGGTCAACGGCAAGGAAGCGCTGCGTGGCGATCAATGGGATCTGGCTTACGATGCCGAAATTCGGTCGCTCCTGGTCGCGGGTGAAAATGTGCTCGCCGTCGAAGCGGTCAATGCCAGTTCAAGTGACAACGAAGCCGGATTGATCGGCCAACTGGAGTTGCGACTGGACGACGGCCGCGTTATTTCCGTACCCGTGGACGAGTCGTGGCAATCGCGGATCAGTGCGCCGCCCGGCTGGCAAACGTCCGCGGATGATTCGGGCTGGTCCGGCGTGCGCAAGTTGGGCGCGCTCGGCATGAAACCGTGGGGCGAGGTGCGCGTGCTGCTGGCACCGCCACCCGTGTTGCGGCGCGAATTTGAACTGACCCAACCCGTCCGCCGCGCGACCGTTTTTGTTTCCGGCCTGGGCCATTACGAACTTCGGCTGAATGGCGCGCGGATTGGCGATCGCGTCATGGACCCGGGTTGGACGGATTATCGCGACACCTGTTTATACAGCACCTACGACGTAACCAGCCAACTGCGGCCGGGGCGCAACGCCCTGGGGGTCATGCTCGGCAACGGCATGTATCACGTCACCGGCGGGCGTTACGTCAAGTTCACGGGATCGTTCGGTTCGCCCCAACTGATTTTGCAACTGCACCTTGAACACCCCGATGGCAGCGTCACGGTGATCGGCACGGATGATCAATGGAAGACGGCCCCCGGCCCCATCACCTTTTCCTGCATCTACGGCGGCGAAGATTACGACGCGCGCCTCGATTTGCCGGGTTGGGATCAACCGAATTTCAACGACGCGAATTGGTCTGCGGCGCAAATCAGCGACGGACCGGGCGGCACGTTGCGCGCGCAGTTGGCGCCACCCATCAAAATCATTCAGGAATTATCCACCGCCAAAATCACCGAGCCTCAACCCGGCGTGTTTGTTTACGACCTGGGCCAGAACTTTTCCGGCTGGCCGAAATTGAAAGTCACCGGCGCGACGGGAACGACGGTTAAAATGATTCCCGGTGAATTGCTGGATGGCGCCGGCCTCGTCTCGCAACGCAGCTCCGGCGGTCCCGTGTGGTTTTCCTACACCCTGCGCGGCGCGGGCATTGAAACCTGGTCGCCCCGGTTTTCCTATTACGGGTTTCGTTACGTGCAGGTGGAAGGCGCCGTCCCCGTCCGGGCCGCTGCCGATCATCCGGACCGGGCGCAGGTGCTGGAGTTGAACGGTCAATGGCTGCACAGCTCCGCGCGCGTGGTGGGCGACTTTGAATGTTCCAATCCGCTCCTCAATCAGATTCACCAACTGATCCTGGCGGCGATTCGCTGCAATCTGCAGAGCGTGCTGACGGATTGTCCGCACCGCGAAAAACTCGGTTGGCTGGAGGTTTCGCACCTGCTCGGTCGGGGGCTGATGTTCAACTACGCGCTGCCGAATTTTTACGCCAAGGTTTCACGGGACATGGATGAATCGCAGTTGGCGAACGGGTTGGTGCCGGACATCGCTCCGGAATACACCGTGTTCAGCGGCGGCTTTCGGGATTCCCCCGAGTGGGGCAGCGCCGTGGCCTTTAACCCGGCGCAGGTGCGGGAATTTTACGGCGACGCCAGTCTGCTGCGTAACCACTTCGCAACCCTCCAGCGCTACACGGATTATCTCTCCAGCCAGGCGAGCCAGCACATCGTCGCGCACGGCCTGGGTGACTGGTACGACATCGGACCAAAAGACCCGGGACCATCGCAACTCACCTCGCTGGGCCTGACCGCCACCGCCGTTTATTACGGCAATTTGCAAATCGTGGCCGACACCGCGCGCCAGTTGGGTCAAACGGAAACCGCCGAACGCTACCACCGTCTGGCAACCGAAGTGCGCGACACCTTTAACGCGCGCTTCTTCCATCCCGACTCGGGCCGCTACGATCGCGGCAGTCAAACGGCCCAAGCCATGCCGCTGGTGTTGGGATTGGTTGAACCGGCCCATCGCGACTCCGTGTTGGCCGCGCTCGTCAAATCCATCCGCGAACCGGGCAACCGTGTCACCGCCGGCGACGTTGGTTTTGCGTACGTCGTGCGCGCCCTGACGGACGCCGGACGCAGCGACGTGCTTTACGATTTGGTCACGCAAACGAACGGTCCCGGCTACGCCGACCAACTGCGGAAAGGCGCGACCACCTTGACGGAAGCGTGGGACGCGGACCCGCGGTCGTCACAAAACCACTGCATGTTGGGTCACGCCGAGGAATGGTTTTACACCGGCTTGGCCGGCATCCGCCCCGATCCGACCGCGCCCGGATTCAAACGCTTCCGCCTGCAACCGGCGATCGTGGGAGATTTGGCCTGGGTGAAAGCGCATCACGATTCGCCCTATGGCCGGATCGCCAGCGCGTGGCGTCGCACCGGCAACCGACTGCAACTGGACGTGACCATTCCACCGAACACCAGGGCGACGATCTTCGTGCCCGCCACCGACGCCCACGCGGTGCAAGAAAGCGGCCAGCCAGCCAACACGGCGCGCGGTTTGACTTTTCTCCGGGCCGATAATGGTCGCGCCATTTATGACGCCGGCTCCGGCCATTACCAATTCACCAGCGAACTGCCACCGCCTTGA
- a CDS encoding adenine methyltransferase, with protein MPANSDKDASAFQWGVTNPHPLSKLHTELVWEGKYDEFGRRREVDVASLAMPMQRIETVDEPRQRAAATGNLELFEKQLAGRKRDDFRNRLIWGDNKLVMASLLKEFKGKIDLIYIDPPFDVGADFTMDVPIGDAKETVGKDQSTLEMVAYRDMWGKGTDWSRYAFKMSRRSIAKSVKRRRRKLCRSNWWRSCPNGCARRWTKRFRSTCSSRKSRG; from the coding sequence ATGCCTGCCAATTCAGACAAGGACGCTTCCGCCTTTCAATGGGGAGTCACCAATCCGCATCCGCTCTCGAAGCTGCACACGGAGCTGGTGTGGGAGGGGAAATATGACGAGTTCGGTCGCCGGCGCGAAGTGGACGTGGCGTCGCTCGCCATGCCGATGCAGCGCATCGAGACGGTGGACGAACCACGCCAACGCGCGGCGGCCACGGGCAATCTGGAGTTGTTCGAAAAGCAGCTTGCCGGACGCAAGCGTGACGATTTCCGCAACCGGCTCATCTGGGGCGACAACAAACTGGTGATGGCCTCGCTGCTCAAGGAGTTCAAAGGCAAGATTGATCTCATCTACATTGACCCGCCGTTTGACGTGGGCGCGGATTTTACGATGGACGTGCCAATTGGCGATGCGAAGGAAACCGTGGGCAAAGACCAATCCACGCTCGAAATGGTGGCCTACCGCGACATGTGGGGCAAAGGCACGGACTGGAGTCGTTACGCCTTCAAGATGTCGCGCCGCTCGATAGCCAAATCAGTGAAGCGAAGGCGGAGGAAGTTGTGCCGCAGCAACTGGTGGCGGAGCTGCCCGAACGGCTGCGCAAGGCGGTGGACGAAGCGGTTTCGCTCTACCTGTTCTTCGAGAAAAAGCAGGGGGTGA
- a CDS encoding MBL fold metallo-hydrolase — translation MGIKLTFHGAAGTVTGSAYLIQTSRATVLIDLGLFQGFNNHKDHNHIPPGLEVAKLDAVLVTHAHLDHTGRLPLLAKHNFRKPIYATEATIPLTELILRDSAHLQAMDTERANRKRQRAGEPMQEPIYTAEDVGRIMQQFQAVPFGEPMEVAPGIRARWVEAGHMLGAASLQLCVQDQGLTQRIVFSGDLGPKGAPILHDAVGFEKADIVVMESTYGDRDNKPLVETVREFETLVKNAVAKRSKILVPVFAVGRTQLLLYLLALMFRRRVAPKFPIFLDSPMAVEATKIYWAHLNLFDAEFQTLNAERPVLADLDTLKATPTAQDSMALNELHGPLMILAGAGMCTGGRILHHLKQNLWRENTQVLIVGYQGEGSLGRRLVEGAEQVSIFGEKIAVRATIHTLNGFSAHAGQTELLRWFGQMAHCRPRLFLTHGEARGREPLAQLIKQRHGIIAELPELGAVAHLNEPVGQCRESCA, via the coding sequence ATGGGCATCAAATTAACTTTTCACGGCGCGGCGGGCACGGTCACGGGCTCCGCCTATCTGATCCAGACCAGTCGGGCCACGGTCCTCATTGACCTCGGTTTGTTTCAAGGATTCAACAATCATAAAGATCACAATCACATTCCCCCCGGGTTGGAGGTCGCCAAGCTGGACGCCGTCCTCGTCACGCACGCTCATTTGGATCACACGGGGCGTCTGCCGTTGTTGGCCAAGCATAATTTCCGCAAGCCCATCTACGCCACCGAGGCGACGATTCCGCTGACCGAATTGATCCTGCGGGATTCCGCGCATCTGCAGGCCATGGATACCGAACGCGCCAATCGGAAGCGCCAGCGCGCGGGCGAACCGATGCAAGAGCCGATCTACACGGCCGAGGACGTGGGACGCATCATGCAGCAGTTTCAAGCGGTCCCGTTCGGCGAGCCGATGGAAGTGGCGCCGGGAATTCGGGCGCGTTGGGTTGAAGCCGGTCACATGCTCGGCGCAGCCAGTCTGCAATTATGCGTGCAGGACCAGGGCCTCACGCAAAGAATCGTCTTCTCCGGCGACCTAGGCCCGAAGGGGGCGCCGATCCTCCACGACGCGGTGGGTTTTGAAAAAGCCGACATCGTGGTGATGGAATCCACGTACGGGGATCGCGACAACAAGCCGTTGGTCGAAACGGTGCGCGAGTTTGAAACGCTTGTAAAAAACGCGGTCGCCAAGCGAAGTAAAATCCTCGTGCCGGTTTTTGCCGTCGGACGCACGCAATTGCTGCTCTATTTGTTGGCGTTGATGTTCCGCCGCCGGGTCGCGCCGAAGTTCCCCATTTTTTTGGACAGCCCCATGGCCGTTGAGGCCACCAAGATTTACTGGGCGCACCTGAATTTGTTCGACGCGGAATTTCAAACGCTGAACGCTGAACGCCCGGTGCTCGCCGATCTGGACACGCTCAAAGCCACGCCGACGGCGCAGGATTCAATGGCGCTCAACGAGCTGCATGGACCGCTCATGATTTTGGCGGGCGCGGGCATGTGTACCGGCGGCCGCATTCTGCATCATTTGAAACAAAATCTCTGGCGCGAGAATACGCAGGTGTTGATCGTCGGTTATCAAGGTGAAGGGTCCTTGGGACGCCGGCTCGTGGAAGGCGCCGAGCAAGTTTCCATTTTCGGCGAAAAGATCGCGGTGCGCGCCACCATCCACACGTTGAACGGATTCAGCGCGCACGCGGGGCAAACGGAATTGCTCCGTTGGTTCGGTCAGATGGCGCATTGTCGCCCCCGGCTCTTCCTGACCCACGGGGAAGCGCGCGGTCGCGAACCCCTGGCGCAATTGATCAAGCAACGGCATGGCATCATTGCCGAGCTGCCGGAATTGGGCGCGGTCGCGCACCTGAATGAACCCGTGGGGCAATGTCGGGAATCCTGCGCCTAG
- a CDS encoding glycosyltransferase family 4 protein, translating to MSDTVFTLCPPKRIGFISTRFHGTDGVTLEARKWADILAKMGHENFWMAGLLDAPSDRRYDAPLAFFNHPRVAALQHKLFNVTKRNREITDEIQTVKELLKDEIYQFITRFRLEVLIPQNIMAIPMHVPLGLAMAEVIAETGLPTIAHHHDFAWERERFTLSAVNDYLRAAFPASLPGVEHVVINSMAQKELARRCSLPASIIPNVLDYETPAPGLDDYNRDVRREIGLADSDWFILQPTRVVARKGIEHAIELVRQLKDPRAKLVISHPAGDEGNAYMEMMRDRIEEAKIDVRFIADRVGETRGRTADGKKIYTLFDVYPHADLVTYPSHYEGFGNAFLEAIYFGKPVVVNTYAVYARDIGPLGFQIIAMSQFVTRDVVAQTRELLENTALRASWAVKNYQLALKYFSYAVARRKLTARLANLFGEGF from the coding sequence ATGAGCGATACCGTTTTCACCCTTTGCCCCCCCAAACGCATTGGCTTCATTTCCACCCGGTTTCACGGCACGGACGGCGTCACGCTGGAGGCGCGCAAATGGGCCGACATTCTCGCCAAGATGGGGCACGAAAATTTTTGGATGGCGGGATTGCTGGACGCGCCGTCCGACCGGCGCTACGACGCACCGCTGGCTTTTTTCAATCACCCGCGCGTGGCGGCGCTGCAACACAAGCTGTTCAACGTCACGAAACGAAATCGCGAGATCACCGACGAGATTCAAACCGTCAAGGAGCTGCTGAAGGATGAAATTTATCAGTTCATTACCCGGTTTCGACTGGAAGTGTTGATTCCGCAAAACATCATGGCGATCCCCATGCACGTGCCGCTGGGCCTGGCCATGGCGGAAGTCATCGCGGAAACCGGTCTGCCCACGATTGCGCACCATCACGACTTTGCCTGGGAACGCGAACGCTTCACCTTGAGCGCCGTGAATGATTACCTCCGCGCCGCGTTCCCGGCTTCCCTGCCCGGCGTGGAACATGTCGTCATCAATTCCATGGCGCAAAAGGAACTGGCGCGGCGTTGCAGTCTGCCGGCCTCCATCATTCCCAACGTGCTGGATTATGAAACGCCCGCGCCGGGATTGGATGACTATAACCGCGACGTCCGGCGGGAAATTGGACTGGCGGATTCGGATTGGTTCATCCTGCAGCCCACGCGGGTGGTGGCGCGCAAAGGCATCGAGCACGCCATCGAGTTGGTGCGTCAGTTGAAAGACCCGCGTGCCAAACTGGTCATCTCGCATCCGGCCGGCGACGAAGGCAACGCCTACATGGAAATGATGCGCGACCGCATCGAAGAGGCAAAAATTGACGTTCGGTTTATCGCGGATCGCGTGGGCGAAACGCGCGGACGCACCGCTGACGGCAAAAAAATTTATACGCTGTTTGACGTTTATCCACATGCTGATCTGGTGACTTATCCGAGCCATTACGAGGGATTTGGCAACGCCTTTCTGGAAGCAATCTATTTCGGCAAACCGGTGGTCGTGAACACTTACGCGGTTTACGCACGGGACATCGGCCCGCTCGGATTCCAAATCATCGCCATGTCCCAATTCGTCACCCGCGACGTGGTGGCGCAAACCCGCGAGCTGCTGGAAAACACCGCCTTGCGCGCCAGTTGGGCGGTCAAAAACTATCAGCTCGCGCTGAAGTATTTTTCCTACGCCGTCGCCCGACGCAAACTAACCGCCCGCCTCGCCAATCTGTTTGGTGAAGGCTTCTGA